Sequence from the Paeniglutamicibacter cryotolerans genome:
TTCTGGTTCTGGATGTTACGCAGCATCTGCTCCGAAACAACTTCATCCAACGGCAACCCACGGCGAGCGGCAACTGCTGCCGGCTCTTCCAGGGCCTTCAACGCGGCCACGGTACCGTGGACGATGTTGATCTGGTTCGTGGAACCCATGGACTTGGAAAGAACGTCGTGGATGCCTGCGCATTCGAGCACGGCGCGAACCGGACCACCGGCGATGACGCCGGTACCCGGGGACGCCGGACGAAGCAGAACGACGCCTGCAGCGGCTTCACCCTGCACCATGTGCGGGATGGTGGTGCCGATGCGGGGAACGCGGAAGAAGGACTTCTTTGCTTCTTCAACGCCCTTGGCGATGGCCGCGGGAACTTCCTTGGCCTTGCCGTAGCCGACGCCGACCATGCCGTTGCCGTCTCCAACCACAACAAGTGCGGTGAAGCTAAAGCGACGGCCGCCCTTGACGACCTTGGAAACGCGGTTGATCGCTACAACGCGCTCAAGGAACTTGTCCTTGTCTTCGTTGCGGCTGTCCTTCGAATCGCGGCCACGGCCACGACCCTCGCCACGTCCGCGGCTTTCGCCGCCACGTCCACGGCTTTCGCCGCGACGAGCGCCGGCGTTGTCCGCGGCGGGAGCAGCAGCAGTCTCGACTGCCTCGGTAGCTTCAGACACCTGAGTTTCCTTCTTGTTAGTAGCTTCGCTCACAGTGCCAGCCCACCTTCGCGTGCGCCGTCTGCAACAGCTGCCACGCGACCGTGGTACTTGTTGCCGCCGCGATCGAAGACCACTGCATCGATGCCAGCAGCCTTGGCACGCTCGGCGACGAGCTCACCAACGCGCTTGGCCTTGGCGGTCTTGTCACCGTCGAGGGCGCGCAAGTCTGCTTCCAACGTGGACGCGGACGCCACGGTGATGCCCTTGCTGTCATCGACGATCTGCACGAACATGTGACGTGCCGAACGGTTGACGACCAGGCGCGGACGCGCCTCGGTGCCTGTGATGCGCTTACGAACACGCAGGTGACGACGGCCGCGTGCGGCTGCCTTGCTCTTACCCTTGATTCCGAGAGCCATGGTTACTTACCGGCCTTTCCGACCTTGCGACGCAGGATTTCGCCTGCGTAGCGCACGCCCTTACCCTTGTACGGGTCCGGCCTGCGCAGCTTGCGGATGTTGGCGGAAACTTCGCCCACAGCCTGCTTGTCAATGCCGGAAACGGTGATCTTCGTGTTGCCCTCAACGGTAAACGTGATGCCTACCGGCGGCTCAACGATGACCGGGTGCGAGAAGCCCAGGGCGAACTCGAGGCTCTGGCCCTTCGCTACAACGCGGTAACCCGTACCGTGGATTTCCAGCTTCTTTTCGTAGCCAGCGGTAACACCGATGATCATGTTCTCGATCAGGGTGCGGGTCAGGCCGTGCAACGAACGGGAATCCCGCTCGTCGTTCGGGCGCGAGACCGTAATCGTGGCTTCGTCCAGTACAACGGAGATCGGGCTGGCCACTACGTGGTTCAGCTCGCCCTTTGCACCCTTGACGGAGACGGTATCTCCGTCGATCTTTACCTCAACGCCGGCAGGAACCGTGATGGGAAGACGTCCAATACGTGACATGGTTTCTAATCCCTTTCCGGTTACCAGACGTAGGCGAGGACTTCCCCACCTACACCCTTCTTGGCTGCCTGGCGGTCGGTAAGCAGACCGGAGGACGTGGACAGGATAGCGATGCCGAGGCCCCCGAGGACATGCGGCAAGTTGGTGGACTTTGCGTATACACGCAGGCCCGGCTTCGAAATACGGCGAACGCCAGCG
This genomic interval carries:
- the rplR gene encoding 50S ribosomal protein L18, whose amino-acid sequence is MALGIKGKSKAAARGRRHLRVRKRITGTEARPRLVVNRSARHMFVQIVDDSKGITVASASTLEADLRALDGDKTAKAKRVGELVAERAKAAGIDAVVFDRGGNKYHGRVAAVADGAREGGLAL
- the rpsE gene encoding 30S ribosomal protein S5, encoding MSEATEAVETAAAPAADNAGARRGESRGRGGESRGRGEGRGRGRDSKDSRNEDKDKFLERVVAINRVSKVVKGGRRFSFTALVVVGDGNGMVGVGYGKAKEVPAAIAKGVEEAKKSFFRVPRIGTTIPHMVQGEAAAGVVLLRPASPGTGVIAGGPVRAVLECAGIHDVLSKSMGSTNQINIVHGTVAALKALEEPAAVAARRGLPLDEVVSEQMLRNIQNQKAGA
- the rplF gene encoding 50S ribosomal protein L6, with product MSRIGRLPITVPAGVEVKIDGDTVSVKGAKGELNHVVASPISVVLDEATITVSRPNDERDSRSLHGLTRTLIENMIIGVTAGYEKKLEIHGTGYRVVAKGQSLEFALGFSHPVIVEPPVGITFTVEGNTKITVSGIDKQAVGEVSANIRKLRRPDPYKGKGVRYAGEILRRKVGKAGK